In Nasonia vitripennis strain AsymCx chromosome 2, Nvit_psr_1.1, whole genome shotgun sequence, a genomic segment contains:
- the LOC100117873 gene encoding uncharacterized protein LOC100117873: MDPDRGSCCLSFIDRQKQLNQQLLKIERDLNKHNNHRDSNVPKLEDLCTISRNRNKIKGFRGRQSIFKRPEGPAPKTNLRPIADYRRNPTKWTYYNLDNVSDISDESNREAAFAFLNDLRERREVESRKQNKIKEKLKNQQAIMDVETNEVNSQEDDEMETEERFNVDDSGKGSISFKKPQKKAEPIEQAKPEFRGNKVVMPEYTFGTKKVQKKKNPTQRNKSEKIDKNKELRLDHLQIEEEEEEED, from the coding sequence ATGGATCCTGATAGAGGATCGTGCTGTCTATCGTTCATAGATCGACAAAAGCAACTAAATCAGCAGCTGTTGAAAATCGAAAGGGATCTGAACAAGCACAACAACCACAGAGATTCGAACGTACCAAAATTGGAGGATCTATGCACTATTTCCCGGAATAGGAACAAAATTAAAGGTTTTCGAGGACGACAGAGTATATTCAAACGTCCTGAAGGACCAGCTCCCAAAACAAATCTCAGACCTATAGCAGACTATCGAAGAAATCCTACCAAATGGACGTACTACAATTTAGACAATGTGTCAGATATATCCGATGAAAGTAACAGAGAAGCTGCATTTGCATTTTTAAACGACTTGAGGGAAAGGAGAGAAGTAGAATCTCGGAAACAGAATAAGATCAAGGAGAAGTTGAAAAATCAGCAAGCGATAATGGATGTTGAGACAAACGAAGTAAACTCCCAAGAAGATGATGAGATGGAGACAGAAGAGAGATTCAATGTAGATGATTCAGGCAAGGGTTCTATATCATTTAAAAAGCCACAAAAGAAAGCGGAGCCAATCGAACAAGCTAAACCAGAGTTTAGAGGCAACAAAGTTGTTATGCCAGAATATACATTTGGAACTAAGAAAGttcagaagaagaaaaatcctACACAAAGGAATAAATCAGAAAAAattgacaaaaataaagaattgaGATTGGATCATCTACagatagaagaagaagaagaagaagaagattag
- the LOC100117913 gene encoding E3 ubiquitin-protein ligase RNF14: MDNEQQKDELIALESIYNQEEFSYRKENELYEVTLKIFISLPEKYFFIYKDNRKSDQRPEKVYISHVPPLTLLITLPLDYPSTSPPQFTLRSSWLNPSSISKLCKELDQLWESNKGQEILFTWIGFLQSETLECLNIQECFNIDHVYTFYKKTLEKAQKAQELASEGEKKSANQSSQSSRESEKKVQDALTVDSHQKDKKTSMRKKFRKAKNRRQYDQRAIADIIVGRNPVQMLIDYNELRNQIEFRKNFYSCKICFTDKLGEHSTQFLPCTHVFCKECIMGYFESKIKDGTVTNILCPEEKCKSEATPGQIKDLVSPELFSKYDSILLSATLDTMTDIIYCPRKSCQYPVSREPNEIMANCPVCQYAFCIFCKAVYHGIEPCKVNTVEKKNLVKEYQEATDERKAELEQRYGKKQLQVLVENTMSENWIHRNSQSCPHCNAAIEKSDGCNKMVCWKCNTFFCWTCNTKLNREDPYLHYRDPHSRCFNKLYHGLLPDEEDDDDDDFIDFDFAISDEEDEDDDDFDENDVLFVLNY, translated from the exons ATGGACAACGAACAACAAAAAGATGAACTTATAGCATTAGAAAGTATTTACAATCAAGAAGAATTTTCATATCGTAAGGAGAACGAATTGTACGAAGTTAccttgaaaatattcataagcCTACCTGAAAAgtacttttttatatacaagGACAATCGTAAAAGTGATCAACGACCAGAGAAAGTATACATTTCTCATGTGCCACCTTTAACATTACTTATTACTCTACCATTGGATTACCCATCTACTTCACCACCACAATTTACTCTAAGATCTTCTTGGTTGAATCCATCGTCAATTTCTAAATTATGCAAAGAGTTAGATCAATTATGGGAAAGTAATAAGGGCCAAGAAATTTTGTTCACATGGATTGGCTTTTTACAATCGGAAACTCTtgaatgtttaaacattcaAGAATGTTTCAATATTGATCatgtttatacattttataaaaaaacctTGGAAAAGGCACAAAAAGCGCAAGAGTTAGCGAGTGAAGGCGAAAAAAAGAGTGCTAATCAAAGTAGTCAAAGTAGTAGAGAGAGTGAAAAGAAAGTACAGGATGCCTTGACTGTTGATTCTCATCAAAAGGATAAAAAGACATCTATGAGGAAAAAGTTCAGGAAAGCTAAAAACAGAAGACAATATGATCAAAGAGCCATAGCTGATATTATAGTTGGTAGAAATCCAGTTCAAATGTTAATAGATTATAACGAATTGCGCAATCAAATTGAATTTAGGAAAAACTTCTATTCTTGTAAAATCTGCTTTACTGATAAATTAGGAGAGCATAGTACGCAATTTCTACCATGTACTCATGTATTTTGTAAAGAATGCATTATGGGTTATTTTGAGTCTAAAATTAAGGATGGTACtgtaacaaatattttatgtcCAGAAGAGAAATGTAAATCTGAAGCTACACCTGGTCAG attAAGGATCTTGTATCTCCTGAactattttcaaaatatgatTCTATATTACTAAGTGCTACTTTAGACACAATGACTGATATCATTTATTGTCCACGTAAAAGCTGTCAGTATCCAGTTAGTAGAGAACCCAATGAGATAATGGCTAATTGCCCTGTCTGCCAGTATGccttttgcattttttgtaaaGCAGTTTATCACGGAATTGAACCATGTAAAGTCAATACag TGGAGAAAAAGAATCTGGTGAAAGAATATCAAGAAGCTACTGATGAAAGGAAAGCCGAATTAGAACAACGCTATGGTAAAAAGCAATTGCAGGTGCTTGTTGAAAATACCATGTCAGAAAATTGGATTCACAGGAACAGTCAAAGCTGCCCACATTGCAATGCAGCAATTGAG AAATCTGATGGCTGCAATAAGATGGTATGCTGGAAGTGCAACACATTCTTTTGCTGGACCTGCAACACGAAATTGAATCGCGAGGATCCATACTTGCATTATCGTGATCCACACTCTCGATGCTTTAACAAGTTGTATCATGGTCTATTGCCTGATGAAGaagatgacgatgatgatgattttattgatttcgatTTCGCCATTTCTGATgaggaggacgaggacgacgatGATTTCGACGAAAATGATGTCCTCTTTGTTCTCAATTATTAA
- the LOC100117949 gene encoding protein arginine N-methyltransferase 9 isoform X1, with protein MHVIVNFIKMQAEVEEIVRVSLKKALDHDERGNFGQAYAYYTAVLEFWPARRSEFEKRFTTILCQWGIHLEQNDRLEDVIKCYENSLEIFPKNYTMLNNFAAHLLKMEEPLKAIKYLKRALDANKDFLPAERNLQNAYSMTVDRWHFSMLNDKSRNHAFDQAIRKRILLGYDTVLDIGTGTGLLSLYARDAGAKKVYACEYSTAMCNIAKKVFHRNEAENIKLICKASNDLKIPQDMPERVKLIVTEIFDAALFGELVIPTLIDAHQNLLATNGAGIIIPMSATLYIAAVESEYIRFRSSVLFDKCQYFGSLNFENIFVLPEEDFYDTENLENVNINYITEPKPILKINFNDLNELKNFSVDGVKEVLRTKCRYNGIVDGLVAWFKLNLDEDIILDSSQGKSCWQLAVFPTFPHNCKSNDKLRITAQILNGRLKCSYNLDHEDINTHEKLVYQLPKDVITFLNDNKFIESLIEVAKSKKNECIKTAFDTSPFPVYGLTLLKENHHCEILYFQTDNSALKHFIEHIVHKNNILGKVYFVSDFSEIVCTLDNIFVHNFDIKGELIDWGQQSYRETYNCLLSSTGTLLPERIFLMGQLVYSEELPKMVLVKDENIQRFTESKSSDNVDSIADPYNDDDDEDECSNSMEYNSSKNIENSNTDKNPKYVIAEYINQFKINQVFDLNSSLYNYDAFSESTTLVEMDESEMKEKVINFGKINPGKNGTVPNALVCWYKIQITDNNVHETRRNSSFMNHTAIVFENELQDKVLQGKDVRIKIQQMQDLVRISIV; from the exons ATGCATGTCATTGTAAATT TCATTAAAATGCAAGCAGAGGTGGAAGAAATTGTCAGAGTTTCCTTGAAAAAAGCTTTGGATCATGATGAGAGAGGTAATTTTGGCCAAGCCTATGCTTATTATACTGCAGTATTAGAATTTTGGCCAGCAAGAAGATCAGAATTTGAAAAGCGATTCACCACAATTTTAT GTCAGTGGGGAATTCATTTGGAACAAAATGATCGATTGGAAGATGTTATCAAATGTTATGAAAATTCACTTGAAATCTTCCCTAAAAACTATACAATGCTGAACAATTTTGCTGCCCATCTCTTGAA aaTGGAGGAACCACTGAAAgccataaaatatttgaagAGAGCATTGGATGCTAACAAGGATTTTTTACCAGCGGAAAGAAACTTGCAAAATGCATACAGCATGACAGTGGACAGATGGCATTTTTCAATGCTGAATGATAAATCTAGAAATCATGCATTTGACCAAGCAATTAGAAAAAGAATACTGCTGGGCTATGACACTGTTCTAGACATAGGCACTGGCACAGGACTATTAAGTCTATATGCACGTGATGCAGGTGCTAAAAAGGTTTATGCATGCGAATATTCAACAGCAATGTgtaatattgcaaaaaaagtttttcatCGAAATGAAgcagaaaatattaaacttaTTTGTAAAGCATCAAATGATCTGAAAATTCCTCAAGATATGCCTGAaag GGTCAAACTTATAGTTACAGAAATATTTGATGCTGCTTTGTTTGGAGAGCTGGTTATACCTACACTTATTGATGCACATCAAAACTTACTAGCAACCAATGGAGCAGGGATTATTATACCTATGAGTGCAACTTTATACATTGCAGCAGTTGAATCTGAGTACATTAGGTTCAGGTCGTCTGTTTTGTTTGATAAATGTCAGTATTTTGGATCGTTGAACTTTgagaatatatttgttttacCAGAAGAAGATTTCTATGATACTGAAAACTTAGAAAATGTTAACATTAATTATATTACAGAACCAAAACCAATactcaaaattaattttaacgaTCTAAATGAATTGAAGAATTTTAGTGTGGATGGAGTGAAGGAAGTACTAAGAACCAAATGCCGTTACAATGGTATAGTTGATGGCCTAGTAGCTTGGTTCAAGTTAAATTTAGATGAAGATATTATTCTTGATTCATCTCAAGGAAAATCTTGCTGGCAATTGGCCGTGTTTCCCACTTTTCCACATAATTGCAAATCAAATGATAAATTACGAATAACTGCACAGATTTTAAATGGAAGACTGAAATGTTCATACAATTTAGACCATGAAGACATAAATACACATGAGAAATTAGTCTATCAATTACCAAAAGAtgttataacttttttaaatgataACAAATTTATAGAATCACTAATTGAAGTAgcaaaatcaaagaaaaatgaatGTATTAAAACAGCTTTTGATACATCTCCTTTTCCAGTTTATGGCCTAACATTATTGAAGGAAAATCATCATTGTGAAATTTTATACTTTCAGACTGACAACTCAGCTCTGAAACATTTTATCGAGCACATAGTtcacaaaaataatatacttggaaaagtttattttgtATCTGACTTTAGTGAAATAGTTTGTACACTTGACAATATTTTTGTCcataattttgatattaaaggAGAGTTGATAGACTGGGGTCAACAAAGCTACCGGGAAACTTATAa CTGTCTACTCAGCTCAACAGGGACATTACTTCCagaaagaatttttcttaTGGGACAGCTAGTATATTCTGAAGAGTTACCAAAAATGGTTTTAGTGAAAGATGAAAATATTCAAAGGTTTACTGAATCTAAATCCTCAGATAATGTA GATTCTATAGCAGATCCTTAcaacgatgatgatgatgaagatgAATGTAGTAATTCTATGGAATACAATTCttcaaaaaatatagaaaattcaAATACAGATAAAAATCCTAAATATGTTATAGCAGAATATATTAATCAATTTAAg ATTAATCAAGTATTTGACTTAAATTCAAGCTTATACAATTACGATGCTTTCTCGGAAAGTACCACATTAGTTGAAATGGACGAATCCGAAATGAAGGAGAAAGTTATAAATTTCGGAAAAATTAACCCAGGGAAAAATGGAACCGTCCCCAATGCTTTAGTATGCTGgtataaaattcaaataactGATAACAATGTACATGAAACAAGACGAAATAGTTCTTTCATGAATCACACAGCTATAGTATTCGAAAACGAATTACAGGATAAAGTATTACAAGGTAAAGATGTGCGtattaaaattcaacaaaTGCAAGATTTAGTAAGAATAAGTATAGTGTAG
- the LOC100117949 gene encoding protein arginine N-methyltransferase 9 isoform X2 codes for MQAEVEEIVRVSLKKALDHDERGNFGQAYAYYTAVLEFWPARRSEFEKRFTTILCQWGIHLEQNDRLEDVIKCYENSLEIFPKNYTMLNNFAAHLLKMEEPLKAIKYLKRALDANKDFLPAERNLQNAYSMTVDRWHFSMLNDKSRNHAFDQAIRKRILLGYDTVLDIGTGTGLLSLYARDAGAKKVYACEYSTAMCNIAKKVFHRNEAENIKLICKASNDLKIPQDMPERVKLIVTEIFDAALFGELVIPTLIDAHQNLLATNGAGIIIPMSATLYIAAVESEYIRFRSSVLFDKCQYFGSLNFENIFVLPEEDFYDTENLENVNINYITEPKPILKINFNDLNELKNFSVDGVKEVLRTKCRYNGIVDGLVAWFKLNLDEDIILDSSQGKSCWQLAVFPTFPHNCKSNDKLRITAQILNGRLKCSYNLDHEDINTHEKLVYQLPKDVITFLNDNKFIESLIEVAKSKKNECIKTAFDTSPFPVYGLTLLKENHHCEILYFQTDNSALKHFIEHIVHKNNILGKVYFVSDFSEIVCTLDNIFVHNFDIKGELIDWGQQSYRETYNCLLSSTGTLLPERIFLMGQLVYSEELPKMVLVKDENIQRFTESKSSDNVDSIADPYNDDDDEDECSNSMEYNSSKNIENSNTDKNPKYVIAEYINQFKINQVFDLNSSLYNYDAFSESTTLVEMDESEMKEKVINFGKINPGKNGTVPNALVCWYKIQITDNNVHETRRNSSFMNHTAIVFENELQDKVLQGKDVRIKIQQMQDLVRISIV; via the exons ATGCAAGCAGAGGTGGAAGAAATTGTCAGAGTTTCCTTGAAAAAAGCTTTGGATCATGATGAGAGAGGTAATTTTGGCCAAGCCTATGCTTATTATACTGCAGTATTAGAATTTTGGCCAGCAAGAAGATCAGAATTTGAAAAGCGATTCACCACAATTTTAT GTCAGTGGGGAATTCATTTGGAACAAAATGATCGATTGGAAGATGTTATCAAATGTTATGAAAATTCACTTGAAATCTTCCCTAAAAACTATACAATGCTGAACAATTTTGCTGCCCATCTCTTGAA aaTGGAGGAACCACTGAAAgccataaaatatttgaagAGAGCATTGGATGCTAACAAGGATTTTTTACCAGCGGAAAGAAACTTGCAAAATGCATACAGCATGACAGTGGACAGATGGCATTTTTCAATGCTGAATGATAAATCTAGAAATCATGCATTTGACCAAGCAATTAGAAAAAGAATACTGCTGGGCTATGACACTGTTCTAGACATAGGCACTGGCACAGGACTATTAAGTCTATATGCACGTGATGCAGGTGCTAAAAAGGTTTATGCATGCGAATATTCAACAGCAATGTgtaatattgcaaaaaaagtttttcatCGAAATGAAgcagaaaatattaaacttaTTTGTAAAGCATCAAATGATCTGAAAATTCCTCAAGATATGCCTGAaag GGTCAAACTTATAGTTACAGAAATATTTGATGCTGCTTTGTTTGGAGAGCTGGTTATACCTACACTTATTGATGCACATCAAAACTTACTAGCAACCAATGGAGCAGGGATTATTATACCTATGAGTGCAACTTTATACATTGCAGCAGTTGAATCTGAGTACATTAGGTTCAGGTCGTCTGTTTTGTTTGATAAATGTCAGTATTTTGGATCGTTGAACTTTgagaatatatttgttttacCAGAAGAAGATTTCTATGATACTGAAAACTTAGAAAATGTTAACATTAATTATATTACAGAACCAAAACCAATactcaaaattaattttaacgaTCTAAATGAATTGAAGAATTTTAGTGTGGATGGAGTGAAGGAAGTACTAAGAACCAAATGCCGTTACAATGGTATAGTTGATGGCCTAGTAGCTTGGTTCAAGTTAAATTTAGATGAAGATATTATTCTTGATTCATCTCAAGGAAAATCTTGCTGGCAATTGGCCGTGTTTCCCACTTTTCCACATAATTGCAAATCAAATGATAAATTACGAATAACTGCACAGATTTTAAATGGAAGACTGAAATGTTCATACAATTTAGACCATGAAGACATAAATACACATGAGAAATTAGTCTATCAATTACCAAAAGAtgttataacttttttaaatgataACAAATTTATAGAATCACTAATTGAAGTAgcaaaatcaaagaaaaatgaatGTATTAAAACAGCTTTTGATACATCTCCTTTTCCAGTTTATGGCCTAACATTATTGAAGGAAAATCATCATTGTGAAATTTTATACTTTCAGACTGACAACTCAGCTCTGAAACATTTTATCGAGCACATAGTtcacaaaaataatatacttggaaaagtttattttgtATCTGACTTTAGTGAAATAGTTTGTACACTTGACAATATTTTTGTCcataattttgatattaaaggAGAGTTGATAGACTGGGGTCAACAAAGCTACCGGGAAACTTATAa CTGTCTACTCAGCTCAACAGGGACATTACTTCCagaaagaatttttcttaTGGGACAGCTAGTATATTCTGAAGAGTTACCAAAAATGGTTTTAGTGAAAGATGAAAATATTCAAAGGTTTACTGAATCTAAATCCTCAGATAATGTA GATTCTATAGCAGATCCTTAcaacgatgatgatgatgaagatgAATGTAGTAATTCTATGGAATACAATTCttcaaaaaatatagaaaattcaAATACAGATAAAAATCCTAAATATGTTATAGCAGAATATATTAATCAATTTAAg ATTAATCAAGTATTTGACTTAAATTCAAGCTTATACAATTACGATGCTTTCTCGGAAAGTACCACATTAGTTGAAATGGACGAATCCGAAATGAAGGAGAAAGTTATAAATTTCGGAAAAATTAACCCAGGGAAAAATGGAACCGTCCCCAATGCTTTAGTATGCTGgtataaaattcaaataactGATAACAATGTACATGAAACAAGACGAAATAGTTCTTTCATGAATCACACAGCTATAGTATTCGAAAACGAATTACAGGATAAAGTATTACAAGGTAAAGATGTGCGtattaaaattcaacaaaTGCAAGATTTAGTAAGAATAAGTATAGTGTAG
- the LOC100118020 gene encoding serine hydrolase-like protein isoform X2, whose translation MTNPGKLTLNMPWGHIAAKTWGKPEDTRVLMVHGIMDNAGTFDRLVELLPQNLYYVCIDLPGHGLSSHFQPGVPLNYISYVLSIRYVLDELRWKNTYYIAHSLGAHLGLLFAIVYPERIRKLILIDGIIAKPIPNAKLISRIREEHDSAIQAYKLKNPRHYTKEDVMYALGNLRKCCLSTEAAKKTFDRSVTKVGDNAYCYNRDYRARISILPNFNKDQTLYLLSQLKVETLIFMATDTLPFVKYLKPDIIKVLKPKKNVNIIEIEGNHDVHNNYPHRVSGHISKFLGHIPSKL comes from the coding sequence atgACTAATCCAGGAAAATTGACATTAAACATGCCTTGGGGACATATTGCAGCAAAGACATGGGGCAAACCAGAAGATACTCGTGTACTTATGGTGCATGGTATTATGGATAATGCTGGAACTTTTGACAGACTTGTGGAATTGTTGCCACAAAATTTGTACTATGTCTGTATCGACTTACCTGGTCATGGATTATCCTCACATTTTCAACCCGGCGTGCCTCTCAATTATATTTCTTATGTACTGTCAATAAGATATGTTTTAGATGAACTACGATGGaaaaatacatattatatTGCACATAGTTTAGGAGCTCATTTAGGTTTACtttttgcaattgtttatccGGAAAGGATacgtaaattaattttaatcgatGGTATTATTGCGAAACCAATTCCAAATGCTAAATTAATTTCTAGAATCAGGGAAGAACACGATTCAGCTATTCAagcatataaattaaaaaacccTCGTCACTATACTAAGGAAGATGTGATGTATGCTCTTGGAAATTTAAGGAAATGTTGTTTGTCCACAGAGGCTGCTAAAAAAACATTTGACAGGTCAGTTACCAAAGTTGGAGACAATGCTTATTGTTATAATCGTGATTACAGAGCAAGAATATCTATTCTTccaaatttcaataaagaccAAACATTATATTTACTTAGTCAGTTAAAAGTCGAGACATTAATATTCATGGCGACTGATACTTTACCATTTGTTAAGTATCTTAAACCGGACATAATAAAAGTGCTAAAACCcaagaaaaatgtaaatattataGAAATTGAAGGTAATCACGATGTTCACAATAATTATCCTCATAGGGTATCAGGTCATATATCTAAGTTTTTGGGTCACATTCCTAGTAAATTATAG
- the LOC100118020 gene encoding serine hydrolase-like protein isoform X1 yields the protein MEKATELKLPVPWGHIAAKAWGTPTDYPVLCVHGILDNAAAFDRLIALLPKNLYYVSIDLPGHGFSTHFASGVPLDFFNYLLTLRYILEELKWQSFYFIGHSLGGQLGTFYSLIYPGQIKRLILIEGIAPLIIPNKNIISRIRKVHDTTIEARNEKKNRWYTRDEVMYTLTCKRNVCLNTKAAEAIFNRSVSEDRGMFKYNRDYRLRIYVIPIFNMEQSAYLLSNLNVKILFFMSTGTLYSFDFEHLTMVLDFLQNMNDSKVVFVEGNHDVHNNYPERLSHHITTFMEHEDKIISKL from the coding sequence ATGGAGAAAGCAACAGAATTGAAACTGCCAGTCCCTTGGGGACACATTGCAGCAAAAGCATGGGGAACTCCAACAGATTATCCAGTGCTTTGCGTTCATGGAATATTGGATAATGCAGCAGCATTCGACAGATTAATAGCTCTTCTTCCAAAGAATTTGTACTATGTCTCTATTGATCTGCCTGGACATGGATTTTCAACGCATTTTGCATCTGGCGTACCCCTggacttttttaattatttgttgacACTGAGATATATTCTAGAAGAATTAAAATGGCAGTCCTTCTACTTTATAGGGCATAGTTTAGGTGGTCAGTTAGGTACATTTTATAGTTTAATTTATCCTGGACAAATCAAAAGACTGATTTTAATAGAAGGAATTGCTCCACTAATTATAcccaataaaaatattattagtaGAATTAGGAAAGTCCATGATACAACAATCGAAGccagaaatgaaaaaaagaatagaTGGTATACTCGTGATGAAGTTATGTATACTCTTACATGTAAGAGAAATGTTTGTCTGAACACAAAAGCAGCTGAAGCAATTTTTAATAGATCAGTTTCTGAAGATAGGGGAATGTTTAAATATAATCGAGATTATCGGTTAAGGATATATGTCATTCCAATATTTAATATGGAACAAAGTGCTTATTTACTTAGcaatttaaatgtaaaaattttatttttcatgtcTACTGgtactctttattcttttgaTTTTGAACATTTAACTATGGTATTAGATTTTCTGCAAAACATGAATGATTCCAAAGTAGTATTTGTTGAAGGAAATCATGATGTGCACAATAATTATCCAGAAAGACTGTCACATCATATCACAACATTTATGGAACATGAAGACAAGATTATAAGCAAATTATAA